In Chitinophaga sp. HK235, a single window of DNA contains:
- a CDS encoding methyltransferase: MPSFDSGVRATHEQTARILQHITNHWVSCCLYAAARYNIADILVAGPKDLESLATETGTHAPSLYRLLRLLAAHEIFEEVSPRVFANTPMATALIGNMYGSMKSFLLIELGEFYTPWGNLVETLKTGNTAFDEYYQTNLWGYYKANEEKGLNFMKAMTNLTGFCDTAILEKYDFSPFQTITDVGGGNGALLTAILKKTPGTSGIVFDEPYVVEQTAAIIAADAAVKDRCSTIGGNFFEQVPAGTDAYMMKMIIHDWNDEDSIKILSVCSRAMRKDSKILIIDGVVPEGNTLHGSKLMDMNMLVVTGGKERTVAEFDELFRRSGLRLTRVVDLSISEVSIVEGEKI; encoded by the coding sequence ATGCCATCTTTTGATTCCGGCGTGCGCGCCACCCATGAACAAACTGCCCGTATTCTGCAACATATCACCAACCACTGGGTATCCTGTTGCCTTTATGCAGCAGCCAGATACAATATTGCAGACATACTGGTAGCTGGTCCCAAAGACCTGGAGAGCCTGGCTACTGAAACTGGCACCCACGCACCTTCTCTGTACCGGTTACTACGTTTGCTGGCTGCCCATGAAATCTTTGAAGAGGTTTCTCCGCGTGTATTTGCCAACACACCCATGGCCACTGCACTCATTGGTAACATGTACGGCAGTATGAAATCCTTCCTGCTGATCGAACTGGGTGAGTTCTACACGCCGTGGGGCAATCTGGTGGAGACTCTTAAAACCGGTAACACCGCTTTTGATGAATATTACCAAACTAATTTATGGGGCTATTATAAAGCGAATGAAGAAAAAGGCCTCAACTTCATGAAGGCTATGACCAACCTGACCGGATTCTGCGATACCGCCATCCTTGAAAAATATGATTTCTCTCCTTTCCAAACCATTACAGACGTTGGCGGCGGCAACGGTGCCCTGCTCACCGCCATTCTGAAGAAAACACCCGGCACATCAGGCATCGTATTCGATGAGCCCTATGTAGTGGAGCAAACCGCTGCCATCATAGCCGCGGACGCAGCTGTCAAAGACCGTTGCTCCACCATCGGCGGCAATTTCTTTGAACAGGTACCGGCAGGCACCGACGCCTATATGATGAAAATGATCATCCACGACTGGAACGATGAAGATTCCATCAAAATACTGAGCGTTTGCAGCCGCGCCATGCGAAAAGACAGCAAGATACTCATCATTGACGGCGTAGTACCCGAAGGCAATACCCTTCACGGTTCCAAACTTATGGACATGAACATGCTGGTAGTTACCGGTGGTAAAGAAAGGACAGTGGCCGAGTTTGATGAACTGTTCCGCCGCTCAGGTCTCCGGCTGACAAGAGTAGTGGACCTCTCTATTTCTGAAGTGAGTATCGTGGAAGGAGAAAAAATATAA
- a CDS encoding tryptophanase: protein MLTNKKITTPYKIKMVELITTRSREEREQHIREAGYNTFLLKSEDVQYDLLTDSGTAAMSDRQWAGMMLGDEAYAGSRNYYHLEAAVQQHYGYKYMVPTHQGRGAEHILSRMLIKPGQLVPGNMYFTTTRAHQELAGGTFADVITDEAYDPGNTFPFKGNIDLRKLENLIARHGAENIAYLSIATTVNMAGGQPISLSNLKQVRALTARYNIRIVHDMARVAENAYMIQQQESGYENHSVAQIIKEICSLTDAATMSGKKDALVNIGGLLALNEHALYEEAINLAVLFEGLHTYGGMAGRDMEAKAIGIAESVQDVHIQARVQQVHYLGNKLIAAGVPVVKPIGTHGVYIDATAFYPHIPQHQFPAQTLTAELYINGGLRTMERGIVSAGRDKQTGDHMYPRLELVRLTIPHRVYTKDHMDDIADIVIDTYHQREKVKGLGMMHEPRHLRFFQARFERL from the coding sequence ATGCTAACCAACAAAAAAATAACCACACCTTACAAAATAAAGATGGTGGAGCTGATCACCACCAGAAGCCGGGAAGAGCGTGAACAACATATACGGGAAGCCGGTTATAACACTTTCCTGCTGAAATCGGAAGACGTACAATACGACCTCCTCACCGACAGCGGCACCGCAGCCATGAGCGACCGGCAATGGGCCGGTATGATGCTGGGAGACGAAGCCTATGCAGGCAGCCGCAACTACTACCATCTCGAAGCTGCTGTACAGCAGCATTATGGTTACAAATACATGGTGCCCACCCATCAGGGAAGAGGTGCTGAACACATCCTGTCCAGGATGCTGATCAAACCCGGTCAACTGGTACCTGGCAATATGTATTTCACTACTACCCGTGCTCACCAGGAACTGGCCGGCGGCACTTTTGCAGATGTGATTACCGACGAAGCCTACGACCCGGGCAACACCTTTCCTTTCAAAGGAAATATAGACCTCCGCAAACTCGAAAATCTCATTGCCCGTCACGGTGCTGAAAACATTGCCTATCTCAGTATAGCCACCACCGTTAATATGGCGGGAGGACAGCCCATTTCCCTCAGCAATCTGAAACAGGTGCGAGCACTCACTGCCCGGTACAACATCCGTATCGTGCACGATATGGCCCGTGTAGCGGAAAATGCATACATGATCCAGCAGCAGGAAAGTGGTTATGAAAACCATTCTGTTGCTCAAATCATAAAAGAGATCTGTTCTCTCACAGATGCTGCCACCATGAGCGGGAAAAAAGATGCTTTGGTAAACATCGGCGGCCTGCTGGCACTCAATGAACATGCCCTGTACGAAGAAGCCATCAATCTTGCCGTGCTTTTTGAAGGGCTGCATACCTATGGCGGCATGGCCGGCAGAGACATGGAGGCCAAGGCCATCGGCATTGCGGAATCGGTTCAGGACGTACATATACAGGCAAGGGTACAACAGGTGCACTATCTGGGGAACAAACTCATAGCAGCCGGCGTACCTGTAGTGAAGCCCATCGGAACCCATGGCGTATACATTGATGCCACCGCATTTTATCCGCATATCCCCCAACATCAATTCCCGGCCCAGACACTCACTGCAGAGCTGTATATCAACGGAGGTTTAAGAACAATGGAACGTGGTATTGTATCTGCCGGCCGCGATAAACAAACCGGCGATCATATGTATCCCAGACTGGAACTGGTGAGGCTCACCATCCCACACAGGGTATACACGAAAGACCATATGGATGACATAGCAGATATCGTAATAGACACCTATCACCAAAGGGAAAAAGTAAAAGGCCTCGGGATGATGCACGAACCGCGACATCTCCGGTTCTTCCAGGCCAGGTTTGAACGGTTGTAG
- the polX gene encoding DNA polymerase/3'-5' exonuclease PolX, which yields MIQTTENTIKQNATVARLLHHMASGYKYLGTKERFRAIAYEIAARTVNNLQADISAYAEDKKALDQLNGIGSSIAEKIIEYLKTGKVKKYEELKEQIPEELLDMMDITGFGPALVKVLHEQLDINTRAELLKAIDEGRLEGIKGFGDKKIENIKRGLHLFEEAQSRLLLWDAVLAGNKILQAIRQFPEVRKAELAGSVRRGRETVGDIDIIVMATLKDQKKLADKTQKLPGIVRVLAGGDTKVSLLLQNQTQVDVRIVTENAYGAALLYFTGSKEHNVRLRTIARERGWKLNEYGLFDLKTDKYLAGKTEEEMYRYMGLQFIPPELREDKGEIDLAAKNKLPALVTLKDIKGDMHLHSKWSDGEEEIETLARYVMKTFPQYEYLVMTDHSPSERISHGLEPDDFVRQFREIDQVNKKIGRDFIKKGVEVDILADGQLDLPDDLLEKFDWVVASIHSGLAQDNTQRLLKACEHPAVNCIGHPGGRLVGTRDAYPVNWRQLIDKAATTGTALEINAQPGRMDLQDDLVKMAIDKGVQLVIDTDAHAKVHFDLMQLGVTIARRGWCKKQDVLNTISWREITQFSNKKNKTKRKH from the coding sequence ATGATCCAGACTACTGAAAATACCATCAAACAAAATGCTACGGTAGCCCGTCTATTGCATCATATGGCTTCCGGTTACAAATACCTCGGCACTAAAGAACGTTTTCGTGCCATCGCTTATGAAATCGCTGCCCGTACCGTCAACAACCTGCAGGCAGACATCTCCGCCTATGCAGAAGATAAAAAGGCATTGGACCAATTAAATGGGATAGGCTCCAGCATTGCAGAAAAAATCATCGAATACCTGAAAACAGGTAAAGTGAAAAAATATGAAGAGCTGAAGGAACAAATCCCGGAAGAGCTGCTGGACATGATGGACATTACCGGGTTTGGACCGGCATTGGTGAAAGTATTACATGAGCAACTGGACATCAACACCCGGGCTGAGCTCTTGAAGGCTATTGACGAGGGACGGCTGGAAGGCATTAAAGGTTTCGGCGATAAAAAAATTGAAAACATAAAACGCGGGCTGCATCTTTTTGAAGAAGCCCAGTCCCGCCTGCTGTTATGGGATGCTGTACTAGCCGGGAATAAAATCCTGCAGGCCATCCGGCAGTTCCCTGAAGTCCGCAAAGCTGAGCTGGCAGGCAGTGTACGGCGAGGAAGGGAAACGGTGGGGGATATTGATATCATCGTAATGGCCACTTTAAAGGACCAGAAAAAGCTGGCTGATAAAACACAAAAGCTGCCTGGTATCGTTCGTGTGCTGGCAGGTGGAGATACTAAGGTCAGCCTGCTGTTGCAAAACCAGACCCAGGTGGACGTCCGTATCGTGACGGAAAATGCCTACGGTGCGGCGCTGTTGTATTTCACCGGTTCAAAGGAACATAACGTCCGCCTGCGCACCATTGCCAGGGAAAGGGGCTGGAAGCTGAATGAATACGGCCTCTTTGACCTGAAGACAGATAAATACCTGGCTGGAAAAACAGAAGAAGAAATGTACCGGTATATGGGGCTGCAATTCATCCCTCCGGAACTGCGGGAGGATAAGGGCGAAATAGATCTGGCTGCCAAAAACAAATTACCGGCACTGGTGACATTAAAAGACATCAAAGGAGATATGCACCTGCACAGTAAATGGAGCGATGGTGAAGAAGAAATAGAAACACTGGCCCGTTATGTAATGAAGACGTTTCCTCAGTACGAATATCTGGTGATGACAGACCATTCCCCCAGTGAACGGATATCACATGGTTTGGAACCGGATGATTTTGTAAGACAGTTCAGGGAGATAGACCAGGTGAACAAAAAGATAGGACGCGACTTTATCAAAAAAGGCGTGGAAGTGGATATACTGGCGGATGGTCAGCTGGACTTACCAGACGATCTCCTCGAAAAATTCGACTGGGTGGTAGCCTCTATTCATAGCGGTTTGGCACAGGATAATACCCAGCGGTTGCTGAAGGCTTGTGAACATCCTGCTGTCAACTGCATCGGGCATCCCGGCGGCAGGCTGGTAGGCACAAGGGATGCTTATCCGGTCAACTGGCGCCAGCTGATAGACAAGGCGGCCACCACGGGTACTGCACTGGAGATCAATGCGCAGCCCGGCAGAATGGACCTGCAGGACGATCTCGTTAAGATGGCCATAGACAAAGGGGTACAGCTGGTGATTGATACCGATGCACATGCCAAGGTGCATTTTGACCTGATGCAGTTGGGGGTAACAATTGCCAGGAGAGGCTGGTGTAAAAAACAGGATGTACTCAATACCATCTCCTGGCGCGAGATAACACAGTTCAGCAATAAAAAAAATAAAACAAAGCGGAAGCATTAG
- the ligA gene encoding NAD-dependent DNA ligase LigA, with product MKQYNSKQAAALQSLSESLLVHHKKGRLLKDTKSTMHALYRVIPYHDWLYYIKSAPVVNDYEYDGLFAWLRQLEKEHPALTKAGSPVKKVAEGLSSALSAVKHKVPMLSLENTYHTQGLEEWIAKTRQATRHESAYCLEPKFDGAGISLIYENDRLLRGATRGDGAAGEDITGNIRNIASIPSSAPFAALGIATIEIRGEVLMSKKSFAAFNQERIAHQLPPMANPRNAAAGTLRMIHPEAAAQRKLEAVLYHVSYYTMKKGHPAPAALKTQAGTLDLLAKLGFGTPAAQKKVVTSIREAVRYCQSFEKKRDSLPYEIDGLVVKVNDADEQRLLGMTSHHPRWAIAYKFKPRQANSKLRKVIFSVGRMGAITPVAKIDPVAIGGVTVSSVSLFNEKLIKDKDIRVGDTVLVERAGDVIPYIVKPVTEMRKGTETNIRFPSKCPVCGHALEKPFGEQIWYCVNINCQAQVLERIVHFASKDAMDITGMGESHVREFYEQKLIKDIPSIFELNERKVAALEGWGKRSAANLMSMIERARHQPLQRLVFGLGIHYVGLTTAKVLAKKVDYLPDIARKKPADLRGEGIGPKVAESISHFFADRENIRSLKKLERLGVNMHAAGHRARTDDTLKGKTFLFTGTLAGLTRSEAAEMVEQHGGQVLSSVSHALNYLVVGEHAGSKLTKASENKAIRLLQEKDFLKMVKPPTRRLSGSRKAKIRLP from the coding sequence ATGAAGCAGTATAACAGTAAACAGGCAGCTGCGTTACAATCGTTGTCAGAAAGCCTCCTGGTGCATCACAAAAAAGGGCGGCTGTTAAAGGATACAAAAAGCACTATGCATGCATTGTACCGCGTTATTCCGTATCACGATTGGCTTTATTATATAAAAAGTGCTCCTGTTGTAAATGATTATGAATACGATGGATTGTTTGCCTGGCTCAGGCAATTGGAAAAGGAGCATCCTGCGCTGACAAAGGCAGGGTCACCCGTGAAGAAAGTGGCTGAAGGCTTAAGCTCCGCGCTCTCTGCAGTAAAGCATAAAGTGCCGATGTTAAGTCTGGAAAATACCTACCATACACAAGGCCTCGAAGAATGGATCGCTAAAACCCGGCAGGCCACCCGTCATGAGTCTGCTTATTGCCTGGAGCCCAAATTTGATGGGGCGGGCATTTCCCTGATATACGAAAACGATAGACTGCTCCGCGGAGCTACACGCGGAGATGGTGCTGCCGGAGAAGATATTACCGGCAACATCCGGAACATCGCTTCCATCCCGTCATCTGCGCCCTTTGCTGCTTTGGGGATTGCCACCATAGAGATCAGGGGAGAAGTATTAATGAGTAAAAAAAGTTTCGCAGCTTTTAATCAGGAACGTATCGCACATCAGTTGCCTCCCATGGCCAACCCGCGGAATGCCGCTGCCGGTACTTTACGCATGATTCATCCGGAGGCCGCCGCACAACGGAAACTGGAAGCGGTATTATATCATGTCAGTTATTATACGATGAAGAAAGGGCATCCGGCACCGGCAGCCCTGAAAACACAGGCTGGCACGCTGGACCTGCTGGCGAAACTGGGATTTGGTACGCCCGCTGCACAGAAGAAGGTCGTCACTTCCATCCGGGAAGCGGTCCGTTATTGCCAGTCATTTGAAAAGAAAAGAGATTCGCTGCCGTATGAGATAGACGGCCTGGTCGTAAAAGTTAATGATGCCGATGAACAGCGATTGCTGGGCATGACCAGCCACCATCCGCGCTGGGCTATCGCTTATAAATTCAAGCCCAGACAGGCCAACAGCAAACTGCGGAAGGTCATATTTTCCGTGGGCCGTATGGGAGCTATTACGCCGGTGGCTAAAATTGACCCGGTAGCGATTGGCGGGGTAACGGTGTCTTCTGTTTCCCTTTTTAATGAAAAGCTGATAAAGGACAAGGATATTCGTGTAGGCGATACCGTTTTAGTGGAACGGGCTGGCGATGTGATTCCATATATCGTTAAACCGGTAACGGAAATGAGGAAGGGAACGGAGACGAATATACGTTTTCCTTCAAAGTGCCCTGTTTGCGGGCATGCGCTGGAGAAGCCCTTCGGTGAGCAGATATGGTATTGTGTGAATATCAACTGTCAGGCGCAGGTGCTGGAACGGATTGTTCATTTTGCCAGTAAGGATGCGATGGATATTACCGGTATGGGAGAAAGCCATGTCCGCGAGTTCTATGAGCAAAAGCTGATAAAGGACATTCCTTCCATCTTTGAACTGAATGAACGCAAGGTGGCTGCTTTGGAAGGATGGGGTAAAAGGTCGGCAGCCAATTTAATGAGTATGATAGAGCGGGCCAGACATCAGCCTTTGCAGCGTCTCGTTTTCGGACTGGGCATTCATTACGTGGGCCTTACCACAGCGAAGGTGTTGGCCAAAAAGGTAGACTATCTGCCGGACATAGCCCGGAAAAAGCCGGCAGACCTGAGAGGAGAAGGAATAGGCCCGAAGGTAGCAGAGAGCATCAGCCACTTTTTTGCAGATAGGGAAAATATAAGATCGCTGAAGAAGCTGGAACGTTTGGGCGTAAATATGCATGCTGCCGGACATCGTGCCAGAACAGATGACACCCTGAAAGGAAAAACATTCCTCTTCACCGGTACACTCGCCGGGCTCACCCGCAGTGAGGCTGCCGAAATGGTGGAACAACACGGAGGACAGGTGCTCAGCAGCGTATCACATGCACTCAATTATCTGGTGGTAGGAGAGCATGCCGGTAGCAAACTCACCAAAGCCAGTGAGAACAAAGCAATCAGGTTATTGCAGGAAAAGGATTTTCTGAAGATGGTAAAACCACCAACACGTCGTTTATCAGGTTCCCGAAAAGCTAAAATACGTTTGCCATGA
- a CDS encoding ABC transporter permease has product MKSAQPKYTFYNKLYTLFIADVYSACRFILRFFSEVFKPPYEFRETVKQCYNVGYKSLMLVSLTGFITGVVFTKQSRPSLAEFGATSWLPGLISIAIVRALAPLITSLIVAGKVGSNIGAELGSMKVTEQIEAMEVSATNPFKFLVVSRVVATTIMNPLLVSYMAFVGLLGSYTNVYQHEKTSYIAFFQHGFSSISFLDIFASIFKSVVFGFTIGITSCYEGYNAKTGTQGVGKAANLAVVVSMFLIFIEEMIIVQIVNQFRPY; this is encoded by the coding sequence ATGAAATCTGCTCAGCCCAAATACACCTTTTACAACAAACTATATACTCTTTTCATTGCTGATGTATATAGTGCTTGCCGGTTTATTCTTCGTTTTTTTTCAGAGGTATTCAAGCCTCCCTACGAATTCCGTGAAACGGTAAAGCAGTGTTATAATGTGGGATACAAATCCCTTATGCTGGTATCCCTGACAGGCTTTATTACAGGTGTGGTATTTACCAAACAATCGCGTCCCTCCCTGGCAGAGTTTGGCGCTACCTCCTGGTTGCCGGGGCTTATCTCCATTGCTATTGTAAGGGCATTGGCGCCCCTGATCACCTCACTGATCGTGGCTGGAAAAGTAGGCTCCAATATCGGGGCAGAGCTGGGCTCCATGAAAGTTACGGAACAGATTGAAGCGATGGAGGTATCCGCCACCAACCCGTTTAAGTTTCTGGTGGTCAGCAGAGTGGTGGCCACCACCATCATGAATCCCTTGCTGGTAAGTTACATGGCTTTTGTAGGGCTGCTGGGCTCCTATACCAATGTATACCAGCATGAGAAGACCAGCTACATAGCCTTTTTTCAACATGGCTTTTCCAGCATATCGTTTCTGGATATTTTTGCTTCTATTTTCAAATCGGTGGTGTTCGGATTTACGATCGGCATTACCAGCTGTTATGAGGGATATAATGCAAAAACAGGCACACAAGGTGTCGGCAAAGCAGCCAACCTTGCAGTGGTCGTAAGCATGTTTTTGATCTTTATTGAAGAAATGATCATTGTACAGATCGTAAATCAATTCAGACCATACTAA
- a CDS encoding ABC transporter ATP-binding protein: MKKEPVTIDKQNAVIRIRSLYKSFDTVDVLMGMDLDLYKGENVVVLGRSGSGKSVLIKLIAGLLKPDSGTISVAGEEVDKLHPKALQELRLKIGFLYQGSALYDSMTVKENLEFPLVRNREHLTRKEIDDGINEVLEHVGLMQSLHQMPAELSGGQKKRVGIARMLILRPDIILYDEPTAGLDPVTSGDIIMLINDVQKKYKTSSVIITHDLTCAKATGDRLALIENGKFKREGSFEEVFTTGDVEAKKFYDYNFIIDT, translated from the coding sequence ATGAAAAAAGAACCTGTAACCATAGACAAACAAAATGCCGTGATCCGAATCAGAAGCCTGTACAAGTCATTTGATACGGTAGATGTACTGATGGGTATGGACCTCGATTTATATAAAGGGGAAAATGTAGTGGTGCTGGGGCGTTCCGGAAGCGGAAAATCGGTACTGATAAAACTTATCGCCGGCTTGCTCAAGCCGGATAGTGGCACTATCAGCGTAGCAGGAGAAGAAGTAGATAAACTTCATCCCAAAGCATTGCAGGAGCTACGATTGAAAATAGGTTTCCTCTACCAGGGGAGTGCATTATATGATAGCATGACTGTCAAGGAAAACCTTGAATTCCCATTAGTCAGAAACAGGGAGCACCTCACCAGAAAAGAAATTGATGACGGGATTAATGAAGTACTGGAGCATGTGGGACTAATGCAGAGCCTCCACCAGATGCCGGCTGAGCTCTCAGGCGGACAAAAAAAAAGGGTGGGGATAGCCCGTATGCTGATCCTGCGGCCGGATATCATCCTATATGACGAACCTACTGCCGGGCTCGACCCGGTAACCAGCGGAGACATTATCATGCTGATTAATGATGTACAGAAAAAATACAAGACCAGCTCCGTAATCATCACTCATGACCTTACCTGCGCCAAAGCCACCGGCGACAGGTTAGCGCTGATAGAAAATGGCAAGTTCAAGCGGGAAGGATCTTTTGAGGAAGTATTTACCACAGGAGATGTTGAAGCGAAAAAGTTTTATGATTACAATTTCATCATTGACACATGA
- a CDS encoding MlaD family protein, translating to MNRHLLIVGIFSFIALAFIAVAIWTLGRQHKVFGSKLPIRAIMADVGGLKEGDNIWFSGVKIGIVRTISLTEDGNVLVVMNIEQESRKYIHQDSKVKLGTDGLIGNRIIIVYGGTAGSPLIADTGYLHGNPLGTDMISLLDSSSGNLLQITRNLKEISHRILTGKGAITTLINDSTMAGNLQNSLSDARSAITNIRNASSSTPKMMNNLSDFSHRLNKEGSSINNLLADTISYARINKSIVRLQETMDTLAAFSANLKKASDELNNGNKNVPNVLLHDEAAGAQLKSMISNLDTASTKLKEDMEALQHNFLLRGFFKKKQKTTQQ from the coding sequence ATGAACAGGCATTTATTGATAGTCGGTATCTTTTCCTTTATTGCACTCGCTTTCATTGCTGTTGCAATATGGACTCTTGGTCGCCAGCATAAAGTGTTCGGGAGCAAGCTTCCCATCCGGGCGATTATGGCAGACGTAGGCGGTCTGAAAGAGGGAGACAATATCTGGTTTTCAGGGGTAAAAATAGGCATCGTAAGAACAATTTCCCTGACAGAGGATGGAAACGTCCTTGTTGTCATGAATATTGAACAAGAATCCAGAAAATATATTCACCAGGATTCGAAGGTTAAACTTGGTACAGACGGTCTTATCGGCAACAGAATCATCATTGTGTACGGAGGTACGGCAGGCTCTCCATTGATAGCAGATACCGGATACCTCCATGGTAATCCGTTGGGCACTGATATGATAAGTTTATTGGACTCCAGCAGCGGCAACCTTCTTCAGATCACCCGCAACCTCAAGGAAATCAGCCATAGAATATTAACCGGTAAAGGCGCAATCACCACACTGATCAATGATTCCACTATGGCCGGTAATTTACAGAACAGCCTGAGCGATGCCAGGAGTGCTATCACCAATATCCGTAATGCTTCGTCCAGTACTCCCAAAATGATGAACAACCTCTCTGACTTCTCTCATCGTCTTAATAAAGAAGGATCATCCATCAACAACCTGCTGGCCGACACTATCAGCTATGCCAGGATCAACAAGAGCATAGTCAGGCTACAGGAAACCATGGATACCCTGGCTGCATTTTCTGCCAATCTGAAAAAAGCCAGTGATGAACTGAATAACGGCAATAAAAACGTACCCAATGTACTACTGCATGATGAAGCCGCCGGCGCGCAACTGAAGAGTATGATCAGCAACCTCGATACTGCCAGTACTAAACTAAAGGAAGACATGGAAGCGTTGCAACACAATTTTTTGTTGAGGGGATTTTTTAAAAAGAAACAAAAAACAACACAACAATAA
- a CDS encoding S8 family serine peptidase gives MRISNLFAACIILLATVVSCKRSETPLQANAPQSVEGVVPKSVINAQVYEILKKTGGFDWKMVNDNVVWSALVQSDSILSVGYQPDGTTDISKQLGRIDVNSSEWAAARQQVLNIILENEQNKGSKLEKSPVTYQSAKLPVFYVKASRLATVKALRASKMVRYAEPVGYGRNMQVAPASSGAASGTSILTFGCDSNLPKTTLVPGVDYTTITPNAKQSWNYAIHNIPQAWTQSTGAGVKIMLIDTGVSPDQANLGSAFNQGASSGRTITKVATWPGGTPADVCGHGTKMAGVIASPRGVNGASSGIAYNSNLIAVHAAENVVIMSNEAVQGVGDAYVMGADDAAVKIISMSMGSIFSFGHITDGIQYAYSKGKLMFCAAGTTNSTIGPWLGVIYPATMPEVQAVTGVRDNFTTPCEDCHFGREVAFTIVMEKSTTGVNPLTTAYTGDAPNTVGGSSVATASCAAIAALVWSKYPSYPRDSIVARMQRAGSNYPLKNGQLGWGVVDAQKAVGN, from the coding sequence ATGAGAATTTCTAATTTATTTGCAGCTTGTATTATTCTTTTAGCAACTGTTGTTTCCTGTAAAAGATCAGAGACACCATTGCAAGCTAATGCCCCACAGTCAGTAGAGGGTGTTGTACCAAAATCTGTAATCAATGCACAGGTCTATGAAATCCTTAAAAAAACCGGTGGCTTCGACTGGAAAATGGTAAATGACAATGTTGTCTGGAGCGCACTGGTACAAAGCGACAGCATTTTGTCCGTAGGTTACCAGCCTGACGGTACAACAGACATCAGCAAACAACTCGGTAGAATTGACGTCAACAGCTCCGAGTGGGCTGCTGCCCGTCAGCAGGTGCTGAACATCATCCTTGAAAATGAACAGAACAAAGGCAGCAAACTGGAGAAAAGTCCCGTTACCTACCAGTCTGCCAAACTGCCTGTTTTCTACGTAAAAGCCAGCCGCCTGGCTACTGTAAAAGCGCTCCGTGCATCCAAAATGGTACGTTATGCAGAGCCGGTGGGCTATGGACGTAACATGCAGGTAGCTCCTGCCAGTAGTGGTGCTGCCTCCGGAACTTCTATTTTAACCTTTGGTTGTGACTCCAACCTGCCCAAAACCACGCTGGTACCAGGTGTAGACTATACCACCATTACACCGAATGCTAAACAGTCCTGGAACTATGCGATTCACAACATTCCCCAGGCCTGGACACAATCCACTGGCGCCGGCGTAAAAATAATGCTTATTGATACCGGTGTAAGTCCTGATCAGGCCAACCTGGGCAGTGCTTTCAACCAGGGCGCTTCTTCCGGCAGAACGATCACCAAAGTGGCCACCTGGCCCGGAGGTACGCCTGCAGACGTTTGTGGCCACGGTACTAAAATGGCAGGTGTGATTGCATCTCCACGTGGCGTAAACGGCGCCAGTTCCGGTATTGCCTATAACAGTAATCTGATTGCCGTACATGCCGCTGAAAATGTGGTAATCATGTCAAATGAGGCTGTACAGGGTGTCGGTGATGCCTATGTAATGGGTGCTGATGATGCCGCCGTAAAAATTATCAGCATGAGCATGGGCTCAATCTTTTCTTTCGGCCATATCACCGATGGTATCCAGTATGCTTACAGTAAAGGTAAACTGATGTTCTGTGCTGCCGGTACCACCAACTCTACCATCGGGCCCTGGCTCGGTGTTATCTATCCGGCTACTATGCCGGAAGTGCAGGCTGTAACTGGTGTAAGAGACAATTTCACTACTCCTTGTGAAGACTGTCATTTCGGAAGAGAAGTGGCTTTCACTATTGTGATGGAAAAATCAACTACCGGTGTTAACCCGCTGACTACTGCCTATACAGGTGATGCACCTAATACAGTTGGTGGTTCTTCTGTGGCAACAGCCAGTTGCGCAGCGATTGCAGCGCTGGTATGGAGTAAATATCCTTCCTATCCAAGAGATAGCATTGTTGCCAGGATGCAGAGAGCTGGTTCCAATTACCCGCTTAAAAACGGTCAGCTGGGATGGGGTGTTGTAGATGCCCAGAAAGCAGTTGGTAACTAA